A section of the Alkalihalobacillus sp. LMS39 genome encodes:
- a CDS encoding CAP domain-containing protein: MNRLGCGVVTMCSLFLLVALVFVWPILTTEQSEKENIEQLAELIIPHEEEQVEPVVKMEDELEGENDNLEFTLDVLLGESTEEVVKQLGEPKRIDPSLYGYDWWIYYVEDDGYIQVGIQQDEVVTIYGIGRSIASDPFVSGTDYNDIMGYVDITDQVAIHAEGASFRFELNDEELQTQPLIEYKGNYIQLYFDTFTQQLSSVRYIKGDVLLKQRPYALTYRGSLPMVEEPTEEEWKAIEKGAEQQILDITNAIRYLHEKPPLEWDEKIASVAYGHSEDMSTNEFFSHESPRHGELVDRLQEGNVKYQTAGENIAANYVDSIAAVEGWLNSEGHRVNLLSDEFTHLGVGVHELYYTQNFMTPWQFLN, translated from the coding sequence ATGAATCGTTTAGGCTGTGGGGTTGTAACAATGTGTTCGCTTTTTCTACTTGTGGCATTGGTATTTGTATGGCCGATTTTGACAACTGAACAAAGCGAAAAGGAAAACATCGAACAACTTGCTGAACTTATTATTCCTCATGAAGAGGAACAAGTGGAACCTGTAGTGAAAATGGAAGACGAACTTGAAGGAGAAAATGATAATCTTGAATTTACATTAGATGTATTACTCGGAGAATCCACGGAGGAAGTTGTGAAACAATTAGGGGAACCGAAGAGAATTGACCCTTCATTATATGGATATGATTGGTGGATATATTATGTTGAAGATGATGGTTATATCCAAGTAGGTATACAACAGGATGAAGTCGTCACGATTTACGGGATTGGTCGATCAATTGCTAGTGACCCGTTTGTAAGTGGAACAGATTACAATGACATAATGGGTTATGTGGACATTACTGACCAAGTAGCGATCCATGCTGAAGGAGCATCTTTTCGTTTTGAGTTAAATGATGAGGAATTGCAAACCCAACCACTTATTGAGTATAAAGGAAATTATATTCAACTATATTTTGATACATTTACACAGCAGCTATCGAGTGTTCGATATATCAAAGGAGATGTGTTACTAAAACAACGTCCATATGCGCTTACTTATCGTGGATCCTTACCAATGGTAGAAGAACCGACAGAAGAAGAGTGGAAAGCCATTGAAAAAGGAGCAGAGCAACAAATTCTCGATATTACAAATGCGATACGCTATCTTCACGAAAAACCTCCATTGGAATGGGATGAAAAAATTGCTTCTGTTGCTTATGGTCATAGCGAGGATATGAGTACAAATGAATTTTTTTCTCATGAATCACCTCGTCATGGAGAATTAGTCGATAGGCTTCAAGAAGGGAACGTAAAGTACCAAACAGCTGGAGAAAATATTGCAGCAAATTATGTAGATTCAATTGCCGCAGTTGAGGGCTGGTTAAATAGTGAGGGACATCGCGTGAATTTATTAAGTGATGAGTTTACCCATTTAGGAGTAGGGGTACATGAGTTGTATTATACGCAAAATTTTATGACACCATGGCAGTTTTTAAATTAA
- a CDS encoding RimK family alpha-L-glutamate ligase, whose translation MNFVTFNPFRTIGIPNVKYVKPEHMFEEREKIDAADICLYPENWQVNALVYGMKKKIFPSIQSIQLGFNKIEVTRALWSVCPEHVPKTVILGRNDANINKVFTMFPFPFVAKEIRSSMGKGVFLIENQSQFYEYAEANPYFYVQEFLPIEQDLRICFVGDKVVTAYSRKNDRNSFRNNVAQGGQISFDNIPTHAIDLVAKTARELGINHAGFDVVIAGGKAYFLEFNILFGNQGFQQAGISVEKIVHDYLLSL comes from the coding sequence TTGAATTTTGTTACATTTAATCCGTTTCGAACAATTGGTATTCCCAATGTAAAATATGTGAAACCAGAGCATATGTTTGAAGAACGAGAAAAAATTGATGCTGCTGATATTTGTTTATATCCTGAAAATTGGCAAGTGAATGCTCTCGTTTATGGGATGAAGAAAAAAATATTCCCGAGCATCCAATCTATTCAGCTCGGTTTTAATAAAATTGAAGTAACTCGAGCACTATGGAGTGTATGTCCAGAACATGTCCCAAAAACCGTCATTTTAGGACGAAATGATGCGAATATTAATAAAGTGTTTACGATGTTTCCTTTTCCATTTGTTGCAAAAGAAATAAGAAGCTCAATGGGTAAAGGTGTCTTTCTTATTGAAAATCAGTCGCAATTTTATGAATATGCCGAAGCTAACCCTTATTTCTATGTTCAAGAGTTTTTACCGATTGAACAAGATTTACGGATTTGTTTTGTTGGCGATAAAGTCGTCACAGCATATTCCCGTAAAAATGACAGAAATTCATTTCGAAATAATGTGGCTCAAGGTGGGCAAATCTCCTTTGACAATATTCCAACACATGCGATTGACCTCGTGGCGAAAACAGCACGTGAACTCGGAATTAATCACGCTGGATTTGATGTTGTCATCGCAGGAGGAAAAGCTTATTTCTTAGAATTTAATATACTTTTTGGAAATCAAGGATTTCAACAAGCGGGTATTTCTGTTGAAAAAATCGTACACGACTATTTACTTTCGTTATAA
- a CDS encoding YlbD family protein: MGKKRSLHPSVQEFKKFVKEHPLLVKEVKEGRKSWQDVYEEWTLLGPDHEDWASFKKGYSKKEATSEKVLQEEEQKETSKGAESDKEKENSNQLNIMDLVKKININDLQHHITQFSGVLSNVQALMQTFQGQPNQQQGQQAQQQPQQEDPFSFRQH; the protein is encoded by the coding sequence ATGGGGAAAAAGCGCTCATTGCATCCTTCTGTACAGGAATTTAAGAAGTTTGTGAAAGAGCATCCACTATTAGTGAAAGAAGTGAAAGAAGGAAGGAAATCCTGGCAAGACGTGTATGAAGAATGGACATTACTAGGACCAGATCATGAAGATTGGGCGTCTTTTAAAAAAGGGTATTCGAAAAAAGAAGCAACTTCAGAGAAAGTATTACAAGAGGAGGAACAGAAAGAAACATCCAAGGGGGCAGAATCTGATAAAGAGAAAGAAAACAGCAATCAATTAAATATTATGGACCTAGTAAAGAAAATAAATATTAATGATTTACAGCATCATATTACTCAATTTAGTGGTGTGTTGTCGAATGTTCAAGCGTTGATGCAAACGTTCCAAGGCCAACCTAACCAGCAGCAAGGCCAACAAGCGCAACAGCAACCACAACAGGAAGATCCTTTTTCTTTTAGACAACATTAA
- the uvsE gene encoding UV DNA damage repair endonuclease UvsE, producing MIVRFGYVAMSEMVKNASPSQTMTAKQFATLSNQEAGLGRLERIAKSNIENTLRLLKHNKAHEIEFFRFSSKLVPLVNHPYTEGWKYEKAIAAELKQLGEFVHAEQMRVDFHPDHFVVLNSQSKEITQRSMQTLLYHYKLLKGMNIDPKHRCVLHIGGSKNGKMEGLETFIENFSKIPESLSQMLLLENDDTIYHINDALYLGEKLGIPVVLDLHHHDLNPSEEPIFELWDRIKETWANSPLPIKIHMSSPKEGDMDKRHHDFINHERLLHFLENITADQVDVMIEAKKKDKALLKLMAHIKESKRCEILTEASIRM from the coding sequence GTGATTGTAAGATTTGGATATGTAGCGATGAGTGAAATGGTAAAGAATGCTTCTCCTTCTCAAACAATGACGGCAAAACAGTTTGCAACACTATCTAACCAAGAAGCAGGTTTAGGGCGCTTAGAGCGAATTGCAAAATCAAATATAGAAAATACACTACGTTTATTAAAGCATAACAAAGCACATGAAATTGAATTTTTTCGTTTTTCCTCTAAGCTTGTCCCTTTAGTTAATCATCCTTATACAGAAGGATGGAAATATGAAAAGGCAATAGCGGCAGAGTTGAAACAGCTTGGGGAATTTGTCCATGCAGAACAAATGCGAGTAGATTTTCATCCAGACCATTTTGTTGTTCTTAATAGTCAATCGAAAGAAATAACACAACGGTCGATGCAAACGCTCTTATATCACTATAAATTATTAAAAGGAATGAACATTGATCCAAAACATCGTTGTGTTTTGCATATAGGTGGAAGTAAAAATGGCAAAATGGAAGGATTAGAAACGTTTATTGAAAATTTTTCGAAAATTCCTGAGTCGTTAAGCCAAATGTTACTACTAGAAAATGATGATACTATTTATCATATTAATGATGCGTTATATTTAGGTGAAAAACTTGGGATCCCTGTTGTTCTTGACTTACATCATCATGATTTAAATCCAAGCGAAGAGCCTATTTTTGAATTATGGGATAGAATAAAAGAAACATGGGCAAATAGTCCACTACCAATAAAAATTCATATGTCTAGCCCAAAAGAAGGAGATATGGATAAACGACATCACGATTTTATTAATCATGAAAGGCTGTTACATTTTCTAGAGAATATTACAGCAGATCAGGTTGATGTCATGATTGAAGCGAAGAAAAAAGATAAAGCCTTACTGAAATTAATGGCGCATATAAAAGAGTCTAAGCGTTGTGAAATTTTAACAGAAGCAAGCATCAGAATGTAA
- a CDS encoding PaaI family thioesterase produces MDVSKVRDQFETFVQHASEEEYNVLSAILTGLQQKQEGNFRTYLSAITDVKPKQLENGDYEISCPIQPLIENPLKMVHGGMTATLIDSTMGGLLISKLPENQSAVTVELKVNYIRPGIGSHLRCVATILHQGKQLSVVEAKVYTDKNHLIATGTGTFFTITKK; encoded by the coding sequence ATGGATGTAAGTAAAGTAAGAGATCAATTTGAAACATTCGTTCAGCACGCATCAGAAGAAGAATATAACGTACTATCAGCGATACTGACCGGACTACAACAAAAACAAGAAGGGAATTTTCGAACTTATTTATCGGCTATCACCGATGTTAAACCAAAACAATTAGAAAATGGTGACTATGAAATTTCATGCCCCATCCAGCCATTAATTGAAAACCCATTAAAAATGGTCCATGGTGGGATGACAGCTACATTAATTGATAGTACAATGGGTGGCTTGTTAATATCAAAGCTCCCGGAAAACCAATCCGCTGTTACAGTAGAATTGAAAGTGAATTATATTCGACCTGGAATTGGTTCTCATCTTCGCTGTGTAGCTACTATCTTGCATCAGGGGAAACAGCTTTCTGTTGTTGAAGCAAAAGTATACACTGATAAAAACCATCTTATTGCAACAGGTACAGGTACATTTTTTACCATTACAAAAAAATAG
- a CDS encoding YlbE-like family protein, with amino-acid sequence MRKDVYIQLTNKPELRQFVRQHPHWYRKLNREPHSISTLEQEANQFYGKTFPQRIERLQGNLNLAMMMIQMLQSTVTNQGQQPTQPDS; translated from the coding sequence ATGCGAAAAGACGTTTATATCCAATTAACGAATAAACCAGAGTTGCGTCAGTTTGTTCGGCAACATCCGCATTGGTATCGAAAACTGAATCGTGAGCCACATTCCATCTCAACATTAGAACAAGAAGCAAACCAATTTTATGGTAAAACGTTTCCACAACGCATTGAACGATTGCAAGGAAATTTAAATTTAGCAATGATGATGATCCAAATGTTACAAAGTACGGTAACAAATCAAGGACAACAACCAACTCAACCTGACTCATAG